One genomic region from Acyrthosiphon pisum isolate AL4f unplaced genomic scaffold, pea_aphid_22Mar2018_4r6ur Scaffold_17026;HRSCAF=17694, whole genome shotgun sequence encodes:
- the LOC100572461 gene encoding protein embryonic gonad-like, translating into MSQLCRVCGEPAAGFHFGAFTCEGCKSFFGRTYNNLSSISECKNNGECVINKKNRTSCKACRLRKCLVVGMSKSGSRYGRRSNWFKIHCLLQEQQQQHHHQHNNNNNNNNSNHHQQLPHHQQQQPLAHHRQSAGLQHFQQQSAAGCRLSLEHGRTPPLWADVKHHLRLDADNNNSVAGDLNKDGTGGRLSASAAAAAAAVVQAVRPELLRWPSPFFSAFPFPPPAPFFLALQQQQQQQQHQQQLQQQPPTPPPPPSRGHRSSRSPSYRSLTADDDSCAGDRDEEDDDDGPPSSKRVAVHRDPPPVQESPMDLSVTAAASSPSRPPSLGSPSLLPYVGGRSPGHSPEDRSRRRRRRPRRRRRHPRVDFAAADRTSCSDDDHDDDDDDSLAGSDSAAVSDSNGSADGGRPEKNAPLDLTCNRS; encoded by the coding sequence TCGTTTTTCGGTCGGACCTACAACAACCTGAGCTCGATATCGGAATGCAAGAACAACGGCGAATGCGTGATCAACAAGAAGAACAGGACGTCGTGCAAGGCGTGCCGGCTGCGCAAGTGTCTGGTGGTGGGCATGTCCAAGAGCGGGTCCCGGTACGGCCGGCGGTCCAACTGGTTCAAGATCCATTGCTTGCTCCAggaacagcagcagcagcaccaTCACCagcacaacaacaacaacaacaacaacaacagcaaccaCCACCAGCAACTCCCGCACCACCAGCAGCAGCAACCACTCGCGCATCACCGTCAGTCTGCGGGCCTGCAGCACTTTCAGCAACAGTCGGCGGCGGGTTGCAGACTGTCGCTGGAACACGGACGGACGCCGCCGCTTTGGGCGGACGTCAAACACCACCTGCGCCTGGACGCGGACAACAACAACTCCGTGGCCGGTGACCTGAACAAAGACGGCACCGGCGGCCGATTGTCCGCGTCCGCTGCCGCCGCGGCCGCGGCCGTCGTGCAGGCCGTCCGACCGGAATTGCTGCGGTGGCCCTCGCCGTTCTTTTCGGCGTTCCCGTTCCCGCCACCCGCGCCGTTCTTCCTGGccctgcagcagcagcagcagcaacagcaacatcAGCAGCAACTTCAGCAGCAgccgccgacgccgccgccgccgccatcaCGTGGTCACCGGTCATCGCGAAGTCCGTCGTACCGGTCGTTGACCGCGGACGACGACAGCTGTGCGGGTGACCGCGACGAGGAAGACGACGATGACGGGCCGCCGTCTTCGAAGCGCGTCGCCGTCCACCGCGACCCACCGCCGGTCCAAGAATCTCCGATGGACCTGTCGGTGACCGCGGCCGCGTCCTCGCCGTCCCGGCCACCGTCACTCGGTTCCCCGTCACTCCTACCGTACGTCGGCGGCCGTTCACCCGGCCACAGCCCGGAGGACCGGTCGCGGCGCAGACGCCGGCGGCCGCGCAGGCGGAGACGGCATCCGCGGGTAGACTTTGCCGCCGCTGATCGGACGTCCTGTTCGGACGACGAccacgacgacgatgacgacgacagCTTGGCCGGAAGTGACTCGGCGGCGGTGTCCGACTCGAACGGATCGGCCGACGGCGGCCGGCCGGAGAAAAACGCTCCTCTGGACTTGACGTGCAACCGGTCGTAG